GTGCTTGGGGGAGTAACTCGAGCGGGGGAATCGTTCGCGTCGGGGTATTGGAAGGCGACACGAACACTTCGTCGTCGGACTCGCCCGGTTCGCTCAGGATGCTGTCCGCGCCTTCTCTCGGCTGCGGGACGTTGAACTCGCGCAGTTCCGGCTCGGGAGAGGGGGGGGCGTGGCTGATCGGGGTGGGGGCGACGGGGGCGGTCCCGGCCGTGGTCGGCGCCACGACGACGCGCTTGCAGTGCGGGCACCGAACCTGTCGGCCGAGCAGCTCCTCGGGCACACCCATGCGGCGGGTGCAGAACGGACACGGGAAGGTAACGGGTGGTGCGGCCATTTTATGGTGATTCGGGTGATTGTGTCGCCCGCTCGCTCAATCGAGGTGAGCGGGACAGGCGAATCGTACACGCGAACCCGTTCGCAATCAAACCCACCCGCACCGCGGAGCGGCGTATCAGTAATAACCCTTCTCGAAGTAGATGCTCGCGCCCCCGAGCGCGCTGCCACCGCGGGTAAACTGCTCGTCGAGCTTATCGACCGGGATGCCCTTCACCCGCTTCAGGTCCGGGGCGTGTGTTTTGACAAACGTCTTGCCGCCCGCTTTTGCGGCGATTTGAAGTGCGTCGCGCACGACGGGGATGCTGCTCCCGCCGCCCGTGAGGATGAGTTCCTGTGTGAACGCGGGTTCCAGGGGTTCGCAGAACGCGGTTGTTTCGTCCGCGATCCGCTTGGTGAAGGCGCTGAGGCACGCTTGTACCGCCTCGCTGTCGGCCGGACCGCCCACCACTTTTCCCAACCCCGGCGCGCGGTATCCTTTGCCCTCGCTGTAGACACTCTGTTGCACCTTCGTCCAGTCGGTCCACGTCGGTTTCACGGGCCATTCGCTCACCTTCAGTGCCAATCGCATCTCCTCGTCGAGGTCGCTCACGCCGAACGGGACCGATTTCTCCTGAAGCTCGAACCCAGAATCCGGCATCAGGACCGGCACGCCCACCGGCTTGAAGGTGAGTGCCGTGAAGTCCGTTGTGAAGGCTCCCACATCGATCACGAGTGCGCGGTAACTCGGATGGTGGGTCGAGTCCTTCAACACCGTGATGAGCGGTCCCTTGCTGAACATGTCGCTGAAGTTCAGGCGCCCGTTGCGGCTGAGTACGTTCGCCCCTTTTGTGAGAACCCCGATCGCGTTGGCGTATGGCTCGGCGACGACGGGCTGTTCCGGGTGCAGCGGCCAGCCGGCTTTATCGAGCGCGTCCAGAATCAGTTTGCGCCCCGGGTGCGAATCGTCGCCGTCCTTCGCGAACGCGGGCACCGCGACGCGCACCGGGATGTCCTCGAACTTCAGTCCGGTCGTGGGGAGCTTCGCGCACGCTTCCATCGTCCGCTGCCGGAGCCAGTGGAAGAAGTGCGCCGCGAGCGCGGTCGCGATCGTTTGCTGTTGCGATTCGGCCGAGATGATGCGCCCGCCCGGTCCCCCGATGAGGGATTTCGCGCTGCTCACCATCTGCTGGAGGTAGCCGATTTGCCCGTGGGGGACGCCGTACTGGGTGGCCAGCGCGAGCAAGTCGTCGGATTGGAGAAGCGCTTCGAGCGGGGATTGCGTGGGGCGCGCGACGGCCGGCGCGAGGAACACGGACCGCTTCCAGTTGCGGTGAACGTCGATCCCGCCGCCGCTCTCCTGGCCGGCGGCCTCGTCACCGAATGCGAGCTTCGCTTTCGTCCCGCGCCGGTCCACCGCGATGGTGCTGGGCACACAGAAGTCGATATTCGGCCACGAGAGCAGTTCGCTGTCGGCGGTGGGATCGCGCCGGAGGGCGACCTTGGTGTACGCACTTCCGAAGTCGATACAGAACACCCGGTCGGCCATCAGCGCGCCCTCATTTTTCGACTACCGCCTTGAGAACCACGAACTCGCCCGCGTCCTCGTCGAGCGCCCAACCCGGGCGCACGACCTTCACTTGGTCGCCGCCGAACACGCCCGCGACGCTCTCGTGAGTGCGCCCGCTGTACGCGACCCGTTGGCCCACCTCGCCGACCAGTTTGAATCCGCTGATGTTCCACATCGCCGATTCGAGGAACTCGCGCGCGTCCGGCTTGTTCATTTCCCAGGTCGCGCGCCACGACGACGCCAGTTGTGCTGCCACGTCGCGCCGGAAGTCCTTGTCCTCAGCGGTTTCCGGCACTGTTGAGACGGATTTCGGCTGCGGGGCGGGCTCGACCGAGGTGGGGCGTGGAGCCGGTTCTGGGGGCTTTTGGCCTTCGATTTCGAGCAACCGGAGCAACTCCGCAACGCGCGCCTGCTGGCGCTCGGCGATGAGTTTTTGTGCGCGTTCCAGCGCTTTCAGGCTGGCTTCTTCTGCCGCGCGCCGCTTGGCGGCTTCCTCTTCGCGGGCCTGGCGCGAAGCCTGTTCTGCCGCGATCGCTTCTTCGAGCAGCGGATTGAGTTCCGCGGCCGCGAGTGGAGTTCGCCCAATTACTCCCTGAAGAAAGTCGGCCTGCTCGCTAATCGGTAGTCCGCCCGCGACACTCTTTGCGAGCGGGGCGACTTGCTCCTCGGAGAGCGTCGCGGCAACTTCCTCGAAGCCGGCTCCCGTGAGCGTCGCGCCGTCCTTGTGCTGCTTCAGCAGTGGGCGGTTCGCGTCCAGACACCGCTCGATGGCCGCAGCGCTGTTGACTTCCTTGGTGTTGAAGAGTGCTCCGGCTTTGGCAGCCGACCACTTCGCTTTCGGATCGGTTGCGGCCAGCTTCAGTGCGTTCTGCACGAGTTCATCAATTGACTTCGGCGGCGGCGGTGCCTTTGGCGCTCTTGGCTTCTTGGCTTTCTTTTCTTCTTCCACGTCCTTGTCCTCAATTGACGGAAGTGTAACGGGTTGAATCTGCGCGCGAAAGTGTTTTCCGACCTTACCCGGAAAACGCGATCTGCAAGACCGGTACAACCCGTGTGATCGGTACCGGTTCGTTTGAAATCCTGAGTATAGAAGTGCGTCCGCGGTGGGCTAGAGAACGCCCTTCGTGGACGGCACGCCGCTCGCGCGGGGGTCGGGTTCGACCGCGGCACGCAGCGCGCGGGCGCACGCTTTAAAGATGGCCTCGACGATGTGGTGCGTGTTCCGCCCGTGGTGCAGCACGACGTGCAGGTTGAACACCCCCGTCGAACTTGCTGCGCGCCAGAACTCTTCGGCCAGTTGCGACGAGAACGTGCCGAGCGTTTCGAGCGGCACGTCCGCGCGCCACACGAGGTACGGCCGACCGCTCAGGTCGACCGCAGCCGTCGCCAGCGTGTCGTCCATTGGCAGCGTGCAGTCGCCGAAGCGCCGAATGCCGGCCTTGTCGCCGAGTGCCTGCACGAGCGCCTTGCCGAAGCAGATTCCGACGTCCTCGACGGTGTGGTGGGCG
The Gemmata palustris DNA segment above includes these coding regions:
- the hisB gene encoding imidazoleglycerol-phosphate dehydratase HisB, producing the protein MPRTAQIERKTAETEIDLTLNLDGTGASKLATGVGFFDHMLTHIAKHGLFDLTVTCKGDTHIDAHHTVEDVGICFGKALVQALGDKAGIRRFGDCTLPMDDTLATAAVDLSGRPYLVWRADVPLETLGTFSSQLAEEFWRAASSTGVFNLHVVLHHGRNTHHIVEAIFKACARALRAAVEPDPRASGVPSTKGVL